A stretch of Macadamia integrifolia cultivar HAES 741 chromosome 7, SCU_Mint_v3, whole genome shotgun sequence DNA encodes these proteins:
- the LOC122083133 gene encoding cold-regulated 413 plasma membrane protein 2-like, translated as MGRMGYLLMRTDPATSELIHSDLKDLGNAAKNLATHAVKLGGLGFGTSFLEWLASFAAIYLLVLDRTNWRTNMLTSLLVPYIFFSLPSVLFNFFRGEVGKWIAFIAVVLRLFFPRHFPDWLEMPGSLILLLVVAPSFFAHTLRNSWVCLLICLAIGCYLLQEHIRASGGFRNSFTRTHGISNTLGIIILLVYPVWALVLYIL; from the exons ATGGGGAGGATGGGATATCTGCTCATGAGAACTGATCCAGCCACGAGTGAATTGATCCATTCCGATCTGAAGGATCTCGGCAATGCCGCGAAGAATCTCGCCACTCATGCTGTGAAGTTGGGAGGCCTAGGTTTTGGGACTTCCTTTCTTGAATGGCTGGCTTCCTTTGCTGCGAT TTATCTGTTGGTATTGGATCGAACAAACTGGAGGACGAACATGCTGACTTCACTTTTAGTTCCATATATTTTCTTCAGTCTTCCTTCAGTATTGTTCAACTTCTTCAG GGGGGAGGTTGGAAAATGGATTGCCTTTATTGCAGTTGTGTTACGGCTTTTCTTCCCACGGCACTTTCCAG ACTGGCTGGAGAtgcctggatcattgattcttCTCCTGGTTGTGGCTCCAAGCTTCTTCGCGCACACCCTGAGGAACAGTTGGGTCTGCCTTCTGATATGTCTTGCCATTGGGTGTTATCTGTTACAAGAGCACATCCGTGCATCTGGTGGGTTCAGGAATTCCTTCACACGGACCCATGGTATCTCCAATACATTGGGGATTATCATTTTGCTGGTCTACCCTGTTTGGGCCTTGGTACTCTATATCCTGTAG
- the LOC122084809 gene encoding probable disease resistance protein At4g27220, whose product MEIVTGLVSELVNLLIPPFLRNLGYLVHYERNFNELRNQMKRLEELRTDNQRSVDVNQRRGQVIKEVVKSWLDRVDATQREVSDLYDAFEENKGCFKVGCRARYRLGKEAKRKTDEVNNLRTEGQFDAVSIPPPPPHDIELMPPLDFQVYLPTKSAMKQIMEALEVKKYSMVGVYGMGGVGKTTLMKEMAKELKNNGLFDRVVMVTVSQNRILTDIQNEIAEKLGFKFEDVSESVRASRLLERVKQEKRILIILDDLWKPLTLTEVGIPHGDRDGEGNDGRECNCSIIITTRSLEVCNQMQTQSNVEVKVLPEADAWQLFRRSAGDRVDSPELHVVATKVVTECGGLPVALVTIGRGLRDKDPIIWNDAVSQLKKSTISSTIPGMEERVFLSIKLSYDYLKSEETQFCFLLCCLFPEDSDISEDELFPYVWGEEVFKNIETLKDGRNRLHTVLDMLKRSCLLLNVDGVERCVRMHDIVRDVAIWIASQEEHGFVVKARRGLKQWPDMKNLRKCKRLSLMNNDIDEVPEQVGCSQLITLSLRDNISLREIADGCFEGMTTLKVLDLKITCICSIPSSFSWLTELRVLLLSSPTWEGEDKKELDLLLLGNMKNLEILDLSYSDIRTLPLEIRGLTNLKSLDLSYNPELIIPPTVLSRLSRLEELNLFGSFNEWEAEGSRDKNKACFSEVTSLAGLTTLFFQLSTIECLGSVMSPSWENLTRFFICLGHYEEDRWRIGESSGEAGDTLMVLSGITIPRLPRWVEKLLGRTEVFGLIGCHGHKNIYPGGLIGEGSGLNNLRLLAIQECRDLEHILRVEVEEVTFNRLEELQLIELPNLRKIYNGPFLKGSLENLRQLRIDDCSNLSPILPVTIAQGLLRLEEITISSNFVAEEIIAHDDDDDRGNKGKMMVLLPKLRKLHIQSCFRLKHICEMSMAQSLTQLEKIEIFDCPVLEEIFVESNTDGENESSKVVVLPQLRVLRLVNLPNFSAVCRGVSLYNFPVCEELYINQCPNLKRLPVSPESTPRLKKIHIRSCFRLKHICEMSMAQGLTQLEKIEIFDCPVLEEIFVESNTDGENESSKVVVLPQLRVLRLVDLPNFSAVCRGLSLCNFPVCEALCIYGCPNLKKLPVSRESTPRLREIEAEEAWFNDLEWNEPREKLHVQETVKVEFLSARPPWWW is encoded by the exons ATGGAAATTGTCACCGGTCTTGTTTCTGAACTGGTCAATCTTTTGATTCCTCCGTTTCTGCGTAATCTTGGCTATCTGGTTCACTACGAGAGAAACTTCAATGAACTTAGAAACCAAATGAAAAGACTTGAAGAATTGAGAACAGACAATCAGAGGTCTGTCGATGTCAATCAAAGAAGAGGGCAAGTGATTAAAGAAGTGGTGAAAAGTTGGTTAGATAGAGTTGATGCCACACAGCGTGAGGTGTCCGATTTGTATGATGCATTTGAAGAGAACAAGGGATGCTTCAAGGTCGGCTGCCGTGCTCGTTATCGTCTGGGTAAAGAAGCAAAAAGAAAGACCGATGAAGTCAACAATCTCCGAACAGAAGGCCAATTTGATGCCGTTTCAattcctcctccacctcctcatgaTATTGAACTCATGCCACCACTTGATTTCCAGGTTTATCTGCCCACCAAATCAGCCATGAAGCAAATTATGGAGGCATTGGAGGTCAAGAAGTACAGCATGGTCGGAGTTTATGGGATGGGCGGGGTCGGGAAAACGACCTTGATGAAAGAAATGGCAAAGGAACTGAAAAATAATGGCCTCTTTGATCGAGTTGTGATGGTCACCGTGTCTCAAAACCGTATTTTGACGGATATTCAAAATGAAATTGCAGAgaagttgggtttcaagttCGAGGATGTGAGCGAATCAGTAAGAGCAAGTCGTTTGCTGGAGAGAGTTAAGCAAGAAAAACGAATCCTCATAATCTTGGATGATCTATGGAAACCACTGACATTAACTGAGGTTGGAATTCCCCATGGAGATAGAGACGGCGAAGGCAATGATGGAAGGGAATGCAATTGCAGCATTATTATCACAACAAGAAGCCTAGAAGTGTGTAATCAAATGCAGACTCAATCCAATGTTGAAGTGAAAGTGTTACCGGAAGCAGATGCATGGCAGCTGTTTAGAAGGAGCGCAGGTGATCGTGTGGACTCTCCAGAGCTGCATGTGGTGGCTACGAAAGTTGTTACAGAATGTGGGGGTTTGCCAGTGGCACTCGTTACGATTGGAAGGGGCTTGCGAGATAAGGACCCGATAATATGGAATGATGCGGTTAGCCAACTGAAAAAGTCGACGATCTCATCCACAATTCCAGGTATGGAAGAAAGAGTTTTCCTATCCATAAAATTGAGTTATGATTATCTCAAGAGTGAGGAAACACAATTTTGCTTCTTGTTGTGTTGTTTATTTCCTGAAGACTCTGATATTTCTGAGGATGAATTGTTTCCTTATGTGTGGGGTGAGGAGGtatttaaaaatattgaaaCCCTGAAAGACGGAAGGAATAGGCTACATACAGTGCTGGACATGCTTAAACGG tcatGCTTGTTGTTAAATGTTGATGGAGTTGAGAGATGTGTCAGGATGCATGATATTGTTCGAGATGTGGCCATATGGATTGCATCACAGGAAGAACATGGCTTTGTTGTAAAAGCTAGAAGAGGACTGAAGCAATGGCCAGATATGAAAAACCTGAGAAAATGTAAGCGACTCTCACTGATGAATAATGACATTGATGAGGTCCCTGAACAGGTGGGTTGCTCCCAACTCATAACCTTATCATTACGAGATAATATAAGTTTGAGAGAAATAGCTGATGGATGTTTTGAGGGTATGACAACACTCAAAGTTCTAGATCTCAAAATAACATGTATTTGTTCAATACCATCGTCATTCTCATGGTTAACGGAGCTTCGAGTATTACTTCTAAGTTCGCCGACTTGGGAGGGTGAGGACAAGAAAGAGTTAGATTTGTTATTGCTTGGGAACATGAAGAATCTTGAAATACTCGATCTTTCTTACTCTGACATAAGGACTTTGCCACTGGAAATAAGGGGATTAACAAATCTTAAGTCCTTGGATTTGTCATATAACCCCGAGTTGATTATTCCCCCAACAGTTTTGTCGAGGTTATCTCGCTTAGAAGAGCTCAACCTGTTCGGTAGCTTTAATGAGTGGGAGGCTGAAGGCTCAAGAGATAAAAATAAGGCTTGTTTTTCTGAGGTGACATCCTTGGCCGGTTTGACAACACTTTTTTTCCAACTATCAACCATAGAATGTCTCGGTTCAGTCATGTCACCGTCTTGGGAAAACTTGACACGGTTTTTTATATGCTTGGGACATTATGAAGAAGACCGTTGGAGAATTGGTGAATCATCAGGGGAAGCAGGTGACACTCTGATGGTTCTTAGCGGTATAACAATCCCTAGACTTCCCCGATGGGTTGAGAAGTTGTTGGGACGAACAGAGGTCTTCGGGCTTATAGGTTGCCATGGTCATAAGAACATTTACCCAGGAGGACTTATTGGAGAGGGTAGTGGTCTAAACAACTTACGGCTTCTCGCCATTCAAGAATGCAGAGATCTGGAGCATATTTTGAGAGTTGAGGTAGAAGAGGTCACTTTCAACAGGTTGGAAGAATTACAATTAATAGAACTACCCAACTTGAGGAAAATCTACAATGGGCCTTTTCTGAAAGGCAGCTTGGAGAACCTGAGGCAACTGCGTATTGACGATTGTAGTAATTTGAGTCCAATCCTACCAGTGACTATCGCACAAGGTCTCCTACGGCTAGAAGAGATTACAATTTCGTCGAACTTTGTTGCAGAGGAAATAATtgctcatgatgatgatgatgacaggGGAAATAAGGGGAAGATGATGGTACTCCTTCCCAAACTTAGGAAGCTACATATTCAGAGTTGTTTCCGTTTGAAGCACATCTGTGAAATGAGTATGGCTCAAAGTCTCACACAActagaaaaaattgaaatttttgacTGCCCTGTTTTAGAGGAAATATTTGTGGAGAGTAATACTGATGGAGAAAACGAGAGCAGCAAGGTGGTGGTGCTTCCTCAATTAAGGGTTCTACGATTGGTCAATTTGCCAAACTTCTCGGCAGTATGCCGAGGGGTGTCACTCTATAATTTCCCTGTCTGTGAAGAATTGTACATTAACCAGTGCCCCAATTTGAAAAGGCTCCCAGTAAGTCCGGAGAGCACACCAAGACTAAAGAAGATTCATATTCGGAGTTGTTTCCGTTTAAAGCACATCTGTGAAATGAGTATGGCTCAAGGTCTCACACAActagaaaaaattgaaatttttgacTGCCCTGTTTTAGAGGAAATATTTGTGGAGAGTAATACTGATGGAGAAAATGAGAGCAGCAAGGTGGTGGTGCTTCCTCAATTAAGGGTTCTACGATTGGTCGATTTGCCAAACTTCTCAGCAGTATGCCGAGGGTTGTCACTCTGTAATTTCCCTGTCTGTGAAGCATTGTGCATTTACGGGTGCCCCAATTTGAAAAAGCTCCCAGTAAGTCGGGAGAGCACACCAAGACTAAGGGAGATCGAAGCAGAAGAAGCATGGTTCAATGATTTGGAGTGGAATGAACCAAGAGAGAAGCTGCACGTTCAAGAAACGGTGAAG GTTGAATTTTTAAGTGCACGTCCTCCATGGTGGTGGTAA